The following coding sequences lie in one Rutidosis leptorrhynchoides isolate AG116_Rl617_1_P2 chromosome 4, CSIRO_AGI_Rlap_v1, whole genome shotgun sequence genomic window:
- the LOC139840341 gene encoding probable CCR4-associated factor 1 homolog 6 produces MSILSKTGSIHIREVWNHNLEQEFTLIRNLVDQFPYIAMDTEFPGIVIRPVGNFKNSNAYHYQTLKDNVDLLKLIQLGLTFSDEHGNLPKCGTNKYCVWQFNFREFDVNDDVFANDSVELLKQSGMDFNKNIDDGIDVVRFGELLMSSGIVLNDNVFWVTFHSGYDFGYLLKVLTCQHLPETQEGFFDLINMYFPTVFDIKHLMKFCNSLHGGLNKLAELLEVERIGVCHQAGSDSLLTACTFRKLKENFFSGSLEKYAGVLYGLGVEN; encoded by the coding sequence ATGTCGATTTTATCTAAAACAGGTTCAATTCATATACGAGAGGTATGGAATCATAATCTCGAACAAGAATTCACATTAATCAGAAATTTAGTTGATCAATTTCCCTACATTGCAATGGACACTGAATTTCCAGGAATTGTTATTCGTCCGGTTGGTAATTTCAAAAACAGCAATGCTTATCATTACCAAACGTTAAAGGATAATGTTGATTTGCTCAAATTGATTCAATTAGGGTTAACATTTTCCGATGAACACGGTAATTTGCCGAAATGCGGTACGAATAAGTATTGCGTTTGGCAGTTCAATTTCCGCGAATTCGACGTAAACGATGATGTTTTCGCTAATGATTCTGTCGAGCTTTTGAAACAAAGTGGGATGGATTTTAATAAGAATATTGATGATGGAATTGATGTAGTGAGATTTGGTGAATTATTAATGTCATCTGGTATTGTGTTGAATGATAACGTGTTTTGGGTTACTTTTCATAGCGGATATGATTTCGGGTACTTGTTAAAGGTGTTGACTTGTCAACACTTACCCGAGACACAAGAAGGATTTTTTGATTTGATTAATATGTATTTTCCGACCGTTTTTGATATTAAGCATTTGATGAAGTTTTGTAATAGTCTTCATGGTGGGTTGAATAAGTTAGCTGAGTTGTTGGAAGTTGAAAGGATTGGTGTTTGTCATCAGGCTGGTTCGGATAGTTTGTTAACGGCGTGTACTTTCAGGAAGTTGAAAGAAAATTTCTTTAGTGGTTCGCTTGAGAAGTATGCTGGCGTTTTGTACGGTTTAGGTGTTGAGAATTGA